The Apium graveolens cultivar Ventura chromosome 11, ASM990537v1, whole genome shotgun sequence genome has a window encoding:
- the LOC141696619 gene encoding putative disease resistance protein RXW24L — protein sequence MAEAIVSNVVGRLTDLSEEAQVLHGVQDEIQELVTQLKRMRTFLPDADSRLHDQNIRILLADARELAYDAEHVVETYLVQALSSPGKIMQWMNTRTFSRKLKDVKRKMSLLFNRFRDCNIKSTLESPESSNSSHGQPGMLKRFHTFTTVEPEIFVGFQADVDQLVGYLVDESDDSYPLISICGMHYKKTRLNTTA from the coding sequence ATGGCCGAAGCAATTGTGTCAAATGTTGTCGGAAGGCTCACTGATTTGTCTGAAGAAGCTCAAGTACTGCATGGGGTgcaagatgaaattcaagaactGGTGACACAACTCAAGCGGATGAGGACATTTTTACCAGATGCTGATTCAAGGTTACATGATCAAAATATCCGTATTCTGCTTGCAGATGCACGGGAGCTTGCCTATGATGCTGAACATGTCGTCGAAACTTATCTTGTCCAAGCTTTATCATCCCCTGGAAAAATAATGCAGTGGATGAACACAAGGACGTTTTCAAGAAAGCTCAAAGATGTTAAAAGAAAGATGTCTCTTCTCTTTAATCGCTTTCGTGATTGTAATATCAAATCAACATTAGAATCCCCTGAATCATCAAATTCATCTCATGGACAACCAGGAATGCTAAAGCGATTTCACACTTTCACTACTGTTGAACCAGAGATATTTGTTGGATTTCAGGCCGATGTTGATCAATTGGTTGGATATCTGGTGGATGAAAGTGATGACTCTTACCCGCTCATCTCAATTTGTGGAatgcactacaagaaaacaaggctAAATACAACTGCATAA
- the LOC141697297 gene encoding putative disease resistance protein RXW24L: protein MGGLGKTTLAEKIYNHSTIKTHFAGLAWVSISQKWQRRQILQRILIGLVYEMKEEIFTWDEGKLVENLLQIQQKKKCLIVLDDIWSNDAWDSIKAAFTAEKSLSKLMLTTRNVDVARHANPKGFIHQPECLSPDQSWELLQLKALPTRGGYLDIARDYKKMEKMGREMVRNCGGLPLAIMILGGILVTKPTFDEWKKVYDDSISSLKEGKGFGKNQQEQLFDNLIRSYNVLPPQLKPCFLYLSKFMEDEWIDAESLYQLWIAEGIVLSSDKRKGETMMQVAESYMGELVHRSMVQVRFNDLGSSLTKFKSCSLHDLMRDLSLFQAKGEDFFEAIDIGEGNDLNLNHYDVSRVAKTRQLVFYDKRVVEANSYFTGKPNHQQYRSILFRNVDREDESQQLRLGLYLANFKLLRVLSLENVTHSRRSVLGTFSGTNIGRVLGSLVYLRYLSLRGSNLKTFPWIHNLVLLQTLNLNVPDDIFKSPASSNVLGKLAFLRHLYLLPWVSLKSVKKTKLRFNGLSKLETLENFNTEWCEVKDLPKLSGLRKFQY from the exons ATGGGAGGTCTGGGTAAGACAACTCTGGCTGAAAAAATATACAATCATTCCACCATCAAGACTCACTTTGCTGGTTTAGCTTGGGTTTCCATTTCACAAAAGTGGCAAAGGAGACAAATTTTGCAGCGAATACTTATAGGTCTCGTATATGAGATGAAAGAGGAAATATTTACTTGGGACGAAGGCAAGCTAGTGGAGAATCTGCTACAAATCCAGCAAAAGAAGAAATGTTTGATAGTACTTGATGACATTTGGTCAAATGATGCTTGGGATTCTATAAAGGCGGCTTTCACTGCTGAAAAATCTTTAAGCAAATTAATGCTTACAACTCGTAATGTTGATGTTGCTCGGCATGCAAATCCAAAAGGATTCATTCACCAACCAGAATGTCTAAGCCCAGATCAAAGTTGGGAGCTACTTCAGTTGAAAGCGCTTCCTACAAGAGGAGGTTATCTAG ACATTGCTAGAGATTATAAAAAGATGGAAAAAATGGGAAGAGAAATGGTTAGAAATTGTGGCGGTCTTCCACTAGCTATAATGATTTTGGGGGGAATTCTCGTAACAAAACCGACCTTTGATGAGTGGAAGAAGGTGTACGATGATAGTATATCATCTCTAAAAGAAGGGAAGGGGTTTGGAAAAAACCAACAAGAACAACTGTTTGACAATTTAATTCGGAGTTACAACGTTTTGCCCCCTCAACTGAAACCATGCTTTTTATATTTGAGTAAATTTATGGAAGATGAATGGATAGATGCAGAAAGTTTATATCAGTTATGGATTGCTGAGGGAATAGTACTATCAAGTGACAAAAGGAAAGGAGAGACAATGATGCAAGTCGCTGAATCTTACATGGGAGAACTGGTCCATAGGAGTATGGTTCAAGTGAGATTTAATGATTTGGGATCATCGCTTACGAAATTCAAAAGTTGTTCTCTGCATGACCTTATGAGAGACCTATCATTATTCCAGGCAAAAGGAGAAGATTTTTTCGAAGCAATTGATATTGGGGAAGGAAACGACTTGAATCTCAATCATTATGATGTCTCTCGGGTTGCTAAAACTAGACAGCTTGTATTTTATGACAAAAGAGTCGTAGAAGCTAATTCTTACTTTACCGGGAAACCAAATCACCAACAATACCGATCAATTTTATTTCGAAATGTGGATCGTGAAGATGAAAGTCAGCAACTACGATTGGGACTGTATTTGGCCAATTTTAAGTTACTAAGAGTTTTGTCTCTTGAAAATGTAACGCATAGTAGACGATCCGTTTTAGGTACCTTTTCTGGTACAAATATTGGAAGAGTATTAGGCAGCCTTGTTTACTTGCGCTATCTCAGCCTAAGGGGTTCTAATTTGAAAACTTTTCCATGGATACATAACTTGGTGCTGCTACAGACTCTCAACCTAAATGTGCCGGATGATATTTTTAAGTCACCGGCGTCAAGTAatgttttgggcaagttggcatTTTTGCGTCATTTGTATTTACTTCCTTGGGTCTCTCTCAAATCAGTGAAGAAAACCAAATTAAGGTTTAATGGGCTGAGCAAATTAGAGACACTCGAAAATTTCAATACTGAGTGGTGTGAGGTTAAGGATCTGCCAAAATTATCCGGTCTTCGAAAATTTCAATACTGA